From the Ilumatobacteraceae bacterium genome, the window ACCACCGACCAAACCATCGCCAACGCCGTCACCACCCAACTCTCCCCCACCGGCACCATCTGCATCTACACCCTCACCACCACCCACATCATCATCGACGCCACCGGCTACACCACCGACGACTCCGACCTCCACACCGTCGCACCCGGCCGCCTCCTCGACTCACGACCCGGCGAAACCACCATCGACACCCAACACGCCGGCACCGGCATCATCCCCGCCGACACCACCATCGAAATCCAGATCACCGGCCGCAACCACATCCCCGACAACGCCACCACCGCCATCCTCAACCTCACCATCACCCAACCCGACGCCCCCGGCTTCGCCACCGTCTACCCCTGCACCGACACCATCCCCACCGCCTCCACCATCAACTACACCGCCGGCCAAACCATCGCCAACGCCGTCACCACCCAACTCTCCCCCACCGGCACCATCTGCATCTACAACCTCACCACCACCCACATCATCATCGACGCCACCGGCTACACCACGTGACGACACGCCGCCCGGAGTGCCACACCTCGACGGCATGATGGCGAGGTGACGATCCCGAACGAGCGCTCGGCGTGACGCCGATCCGGCCGGCGCTCGCCGGGCTGTGTGTGGGCGCGGCGCTGACCGCGTGTGGCGGGGCGACCCCGGCGGCGAGCACCTCGGTGCCGGGTGCCGTCGAGGCGAACGCCGTGGTCGCGTACGTGGTCGACGGCGACACGATCGACGTGATGATCGACGGCACCGAAGAGCGGGTGCGTCTCACCGGCATCGACACACCCGAGGTCGCGCACGGCGCGTCCGGTTCTCGCCCGGCCACCATCGGTGAGTGCTTCGGCGACGAGGCGACCGGATTCACCGAGTCGCTCCTGCCGGTCGGCACTCCGGTCCGGCTCGAACGCGACATCGTCGGACGCGACGACTACGGCCGAGTGCTCGCCTACGTCTACCGCGCCGACGACGGCATCTTCGTCAACTACGAGATCGTCCGGCAGGGGTATGCCCAGCCGCTCACGATCCCACCCAACGTCACGTTCGCCGACCTGATGGTCGACGCCGCTCGCGCCGCTGAGGCCGACGACGTCGGGCTCTGGTCGGCCTGTCGTTGAACGGCCCCGCTGTGCGAGAGTGACGGCATGCTCGACCTGCGACATCGCTTCCCCGCCGTCACCGAGGGCACACACGCCGCATGGGCCCGCTTCGACGGTCCGGCCGGCACCCA encodes:
- a CDS encoding thermonuclease family protein, with product MTPIRPALAGLCVGAALTACGGATPAASTSVPGAVEANAVVAYVVDGDTIDVMIDGTEERVRLTGIDTPEVAHGASGSRPATIGECFGDEATGFTESLLPVGTPVRLERDIVGRDDYGRVLAYVYRADDGIFVNYEIVRQGYAQPLTIPPNVTFADLMVDAARAAEADDVGLWSACR